Within Tistrella mobilis, the genomic segment GTTTGCCAATGACAGCATGGCGTCGCTGGCGCTCAAATTCTTCCAGACCGCCGAACTCTACACCCTGCTCGCCATCCCGTTCTTCGTGCTGGCCGGCGCCTTCATGACGACCGGCGGTGTGGCGCGGCGGATGATCGCCTTCGCCAATGCCTGCGTCGGCCATATGTATGGCGGCCTCGCGATCGCTTCGGTGGTGGCCTGCATGCTGTTCGCCGCGGTTTCGGGCTCGTCGCCGGCGACCGTGGTGGCGGTGGGCTCGATCGTGATCGCTGGCATGGTCCGTGCGGGCTATACCCAGACCTTCGCGGCCGGTGTGGTCTGCAATGCCGGCACGCTCGGCATCCTGATCCCGCCCTCGCTGGTGATGGTGGTCTATGCGGCGGCGACCGAAAGTTCGGTCGGCCGGCTGTTCATGGCCGGTGTGATCCCGGGGGCCCTGCTCGGGCTGATGCTCGCCACCGCGATCTACATCTCGGCACGCGTGAACAGGATTCCGCGCCAGCCCAGGGCGCCGCTGGCCGAGGTGATCCGAACCGGCCGTAACGCGCTCTGGGGCCTGCTGCTGATCGTGATCATCATGGGCGGCATCTATGGCGGCATCTTCACCCCCACCGAAGCAGCTGCGGTGTCGGCGGTCTATGCGGCGGTGGTGGCGCTGTTCGTCTATCGCGACCTGAAGTTCACCGATGTGCCGCATGTGCTGGTCGATGCGGCGAAGGTCACGGTGATGCTGCTGTTCATCATCGCCAACGCCTTCCTCTTCGCCCATGTGCTGACCACCGAGCAGATCCCGCAGTCGATCGCCCGCGGCATCACCGAAGCCGGGCTGGCGCCCTGGCAGTTCCTGCTGGTGGTCAACATCATCCTGCTGGTCGCCGGCAACTTCATGGAGCCGTCGGCGATCATCCTGATCCTGGCGCCGATCCTGTTCCCGATCGCCACCGGTCTCGGGATCGACCCGATCCATTTCGGCATCATCATGGTGGTGAACATGGAGATCGGCATGGTCACGCCACCGGTCGGGCTCAACCTGTTCGTGACATCGGGTATCACCGGCATGCCGGTGTTGAGCGTGGTGAAGGCCGCATGGCCCTGGCTGATGATCCTGATCACCTTCCTGATCATCATCACCTATGTGCCGGAAATCTCGCTCTGGCTGCCCAACACCCTGTTCGGCAACGCCATGGTCGGCTGATGGCGTGCAGGGCCTGAAACGGGAATGGCCGCTGCTCCGGTCGGGAGCCGCGGCCATTTCTTTGCGGGGGTGGATGTGGGGGTCAGGCGCGCCAGAAGGGCTTGTTCGCCTCCCGCGATGCATCGATCGGGTCGATGTCCAGATCGCGCAGCAGATGCGCATCGAGCGTCGCCAGGCAGCGGCGCTGCCGGTGGCGCTCGGCCCAGAGGCCGAGGGTTGCGATCATCCGCTCGAGCACGCCGTGAACCGGCTTCACGGCAGCCTGGGCGCGAACGGGGGGCAGTCCGGCTCCCGCGCAGGCGTCGGCGCGGTGCCGCAGGGTCACGACGGTCATCTTCGTCATCTCCGGCTGGAAGGGAGCCGCCGGATGGGGGGAGGGGGATGAGGGACGGCTCCGGCGGTGACTGCATCTTCCGCCCTTGGCCGATTGCGGGCAAACGAGGCTTTCTCGTACACTCCCTTAGGAAAACTATTCGTGGGTCACGAAGGGCGGCGACGGGCACGACGAAGGCCCGCCCGTCCTCCACCCCCGCCGGCCGCTCCGCCGTGCCGGCGGGATGCCCGGTCCGGACATGTCATGCCGCGCAAATTGCCGCCCCTGAACGGTCTGCGTGCCTTCGAAGCCGCCGCCCGTCATTCCAGTTTTGCCCGTGCGGCGGAAGAGCTGCACGTCACGCCGGCCGCCGTCAGCCATCAGATCAAGGGGCTGGAGGCCTGGCTCGGCGTCATCCTGTTCCGCCGCCTGCCCAATGGTCTGCTGCTGACCGCGGCGGGGCGCGCCTATCTGCCGGGGCTGACCGACGGCTTCGACCGCATCGCCAGGTCCACCGCCGAACTGCGCGGCCGGGATCTGGGCGGGCGGCTGACCGTGAGTGTGCTCTCGTCCTTCGCCGGTCTCTGGCTTGCCCCCCGGCTCGGCCGGTTCCGCGAGGCCTATCCGGATGTCGAGCTGTTCCTGCGCGCCGAGACCCGGCTGGTGGATTTCGATCGCGACACGGTCGACCTCGCCATCCGCTATGTCACGGCGATCGACGGCGGGCTGGTTTCCGAGCGGCTGATGGAGGAAACGCTCGGGCCGGTGATGAGCCCGGCGCTGCTGGAACGGCTGGGGCCGGTGACGGAACCCGCGGCCCTGCTCGATCTGCCGCTGATCCACGATGCCGATGTGACGGGCGGCGAGGTCGCCGTCTCCTGGCGGAGCTTCTTCGCAACTGCCGGGATTGATCCGCCTCAGGATCTGGACCGGCAGATGCGGATCAACGATACCGGCGTGGCGGTGGCTGCGGCCGTCGCCGGGCAGGGCGTGATCATGGGGCGCAGCGCGCTCATCGCCGATCACCTGGCCGCGGGGCGGCTGGTGCGGCCACTTTCGATTCAGATCCAGGCCGCACAGGCCTATCATCTGGTGTCGACCGAGACCGGCTGGAACGATCCGCGGGTCCTGGCCTTCACCGACTGGCTGCGGCAGGAAGCGCTGACCGGTCAGCCATCCAGGCGGGAGTGAGTGGTCCTCCCGCGATCCAGGAGTATCCGACGCCATGGGCATCCGCAGCACACTCGCCGCCGGTCTGATCGCCGGTCTGGCGTGGTCGGTTCCCGCCTCTGCGTCGTCCGGGACGGCATCTGCGCCTTTCGACCCGGCCATGGTTCACCCTGCCTGTTTCGACAGCCTGGTCTCGCAGGCCTATACCGGAGAGACGGCGCTGGAACGCCTGCCGCTGGCCGGCTGCCCCGGGAGCGAGATCGCGCCGGAGCCGCGCCAGGACATGATGGTGATGGTCCGCCCGCCGGCCGAGCCCGAGGGCAACAATCCCGGCGGCTGGTCGCGGGGCTGGGTGGGCAGCCGCCTGGTCGGCCGTTTCGATGGCGATCGGCTGGTCTATGATCTGGTCGAGAATGGTGGCGGTACGGGGGTGTTCTCGATGCTGCTGTCGGGGCGGCTTGCCACGGCGGAAGGCGTGCCGGTGCTGGAGGATCTGGTTCTGGCACCCGCGGGGGACCGCTGCAACGGGGGCATCCACACCGCAACCCGCATCGACGGCAGGGCGCTGGACGTGGCCCAGTGGGCGACCCCTTACGATCTGGTCTCGCTGATCCTGGG encodes:
- a CDS encoding TRAP transporter large permease, which gives rise to MTTLFLFVALFAFLIIGMPIAISLGLSSLLTILLFANDSMASLALKFFQTAELYTLLAIPFFVLAGAFMTTGGVARRMIAFANACVGHMYGGLAIASVVACMLFAAVSGSSPATVVAVGSIVIAGMVRAGYTQTFAAGVVCNAGTLGILIPPSLVMVVYAAATESSVGRLFMAGVIPGALLGLMLATAIYISARVNRIPRQPRAPLAEVIRTGRNALWGLLLIVIIMGGIYGGIFTPTEAAAVSAVYAAVVALFVYRDLKFTDVPHVLVDAAKVTVMLLFIIANAFLFAHVLTTEQIPQSIARGITEAGLAPWQFLLVVNIILLVAGNFMEPSAIILILAPILFPIATGLGIDPIHFGIIMVVNMEIGMVTPPVGLNLFVTSGITGMPVLSVVKAAWPWLMILITFLIIITYVPEISLWLPNTLFGNAMVG
- a CDS encoding DUF1127 domain-containing protein, which encodes MTVVTLRHRADACAGAGLPPVRAQAAVKPVHGVLERMIATLGLWAERHRQRRCLATLDAHLLRDLDIDPIDASREANKPFWRA
- the gcvA gene encoding transcriptional regulator GcvA, whose translation is MPRKLPPLNGLRAFEAAARHSSFARAAEELHVTPAAVSHQIKGLEAWLGVILFRRLPNGLLLTAAGRAYLPGLTDGFDRIARSTAELRGRDLGGRLTVSVLSSFAGLWLAPRLGRFREAYPDVELFLRAETRLVDFDRDTVDLAIRYVTAIDGGLVSERLMEETLGPVMSPALLERLGPVTEPAALLDLPLIHDADVTGGEVAVSWRSFFATAGIDPPQDLDRQMRINDTGVAVAAAVAGQGVIMGRSALIADHLAAGRLVRPLSIQIQAAQAYHLVSTETGWNDPRVLAFTDWLRQEALTGQPSRRE